In Wolbachia endosymbiont (group A) of Pogonocherus hispidulus, the genomic stretch CATGTTTTATTTAAGCAGGATTAAATTGTTTTTGAAGGTAGTTTATCGAATTGTTTTGATGGAATTATGTAATATAAATGAGATCCCAGTGTCATGCACCAAGTAATTTGAAGGCAACTTCTAGCAGGAAAGGGTGTCATCCGAGTAGCTAACACTGGGATCCAGGAAACTTGATTACAAATAAATATGCTGTTTTAATGAATTTGTGTAATAGAAACTAGATTCCAGTGTCAGCTAGTTTCATGACATCATCTACTATGTAAGTTGCCCCCAAATCAAAACGTTTGCACAGCTGTATGTTGGAATGACACAAGATTTGCGTTTATAAATTAAGGCGATTATGCTAAAAGAATTTGAAATTGAACCTCTGCTAAAAGATAAAGCTCCGCACCAGACCAAGGCTATTGTTGCAATGTCTGGCGGAGTTGATAGCTCGGTTGCTGCAGCACTGCTACATAACCTTGGGTACGAAGTGATAGGTGTGACTCTTCAACTCTATGGCACCGATGGTAATGCTAACGCAAGAAAGGGCGCATGCTGTGCTGGACAGGATATTTACGACGCTAAGCGTGTAGCTGAAAGTGTTGGCTTTCCTCACTATATTTTAAACTACGAGGAAATATTCAAAAAGGAAGTAATAGAGGATTTTGCAAGTACCTATATGCGTGGGGAAACTCCCATACCATGCGTAAGATGTAACCAAACAGTAAAGTTTCGTGATCTATTGCAAGTTACGAAAGATCTTGGTGCTGATGTGCTAGTTACAGGACATTATGTGAGGAGATTAGAAAAAAATGGTGAGGTAAAGTTGTGCAGAAGCATTGATAAAAGTAAAGATCAAAGTTATTTTCTATTTGCTACAACTGAGGAGCAGTTAAAGCTTTTGCGATTTCCACTAGGTGGGTTCTATAAAAGTGATATAAGAAAATTAGCAAAATATTTCAGCTTACAAATTTCTGAAAAGCCGGACAGTCAAGATATATGCTTTGTTTCCGAAAGCTATAGTAAAACAATAGCTAAATTAGCTCCACAATCTGTACAGAAAGGTAAAATAGTGGATATTAATGGAAAAGTGCTAGGTGAGCACAGTGGCATAGTAAATTTTACAGTAGGGCAAAGAAAAGGCTTAGGTGTTGGATACAGTGAACCTCTTTACGTGATAAAAATCAATACAGAGAATAATGAGGTTATAGTAGGCCCGATCAACGCATTAATGCAAAAAAAAATATTGATCAAGGAGTTAAATTGGTTAGAACAACCAAAGGAAGGTATGGAAGTAACTGTGAAGCTGAGATCATCACATGCGGGAAGTTTAGCAACAATACATTCAACTGACGAAAAAAATAAAGCCTGTGTCATTTTAAACGACGATTACTTTGGCATCAGTCCAGGTCAAGCCTGTGTAGCGTATAAAGATGAGCAAGTAATTGGCGGTGGATGGATATGCTCTTAACTGAAAGCTTTGATGCAGAATGTAAACGTACAATAGACTTCTTGCATAACCATATAACAGAAACGAAAAAACTTACTTGACAAGCCTCGCCAGCGCCCTTATCATGAAACTGAAGCTATTTATTTATCTTCGCAATCTGTGCAGGTTAATGACAAAAAACTTAGGGTATTTGGCGTCTCATGTTTAATTTTTCGCACTACGTGCATCGCATGTCTTTAAAAATTTTTAGGTTTTTACCTATATAAGCCGAAACGCGCTTACAAAGCGTTTAAGACAGCAAAAAACGTCAAATTGACAAGGGAGAATTTGAATGCTAGCTACTACGGGGTTTCTTTGCCTTTTTTCCTGCTTAGTAAATTTCTTAAACACTTGCGGTGTAGGTAAGTTGCAAGTTAAAAGCAGCTAAATCGCTCTTAATCAAGCGTTTTAGAATAAAAAAACCGCCGATATTTTAGTACATAGTAAATAGCCAACCACCACGGGGCTTCTTTTGCCTTTTTTTTCGTTTGGTAAATTTCTTAATATTTATGGCTAAAAGAGCCCAAGAGAGGTGTCATTCCAGTGCTTGACACTGGAATCTAGCCTTTATTATTTGTTTGAAATTAAGTCTTCTGGATCCCAGTGTCAAGCACTGGGATGACAGGAGAAGGAGGCTACTTGCATGACACCATTCTTTTTTCTGAATCCCAGTGTCTGGGCACTGGGATGACAAAGAAATAGGCACTGGGATGACGAGAAAGGAGCACTGGAATGACATCATAGGGGCTACTTTCATGACATCATTCTTTTTCCTGGATCCAAGTAGTCAGGGCACTGGGATGACAAGAAGAGGGCACTGCCGTCATAAGGGAACCAGTGTCAGCTACTTGGGTGATACCTTTTTCTACTTAGTTTGGGTTATGCAAGAAGTCTAATAACATTTGTTGCTATTTTACCATATATCCCTTATACTATAAAGTAGAACATTATAGGTTTTAACAATGGTTAAGGAAGTTGAAGAACTAATAAAAATTGTTGGTAAGGGCAATTTATTAGAGGCTTTGTTTATTCGTTTAGGTAGCTTTCAACATGCCGATTTAGATCGTAGTATGGATCACAGAAATCACACAGATCTTTCTGCATTCATACAGAAGCAAGATGAACAATTAGATTACTATTTTAACTTAAAATTTAGTCTACAAGGGCTGTTTTTAATTTATGCTCAAGCTTATAGAGTTCTTGCAGAAAATGCTCATCTCAATACTCAAGAAGTAATTGATAAAATATATGCTGCAGTCGAAAGCGAAAAAACATCTACTACTTATAACGCACTAGGAAAATTGCTAAGAGAAATTGTAGATCAAGCAGGATTGACAGAAGATCAAAAAAAATTAAAGCTTCTTAACGTTTTAGCAAATCCAAAGAGAGACCCAATATTTGAAACAGTAGAGGATTTTGAAGATAAGGTACTTATTGATGTTAGAAAGTTGTTAAGTGAAGAAAATATATTAAACAACAAATATGACAGAGAGTTTGCTTTAAATAAATGTATTATTGATTTCTATTATTCTATTCATCAAGATATAAAAGTAGATAAAGATGTAGCATTGTTGTTTTCCATTTACTATGAAAAACTTTCACCGTTTAACAAAACAGTAAAAAGAGAAGTACTAGGGATAGATAAGAATCCGTTTATAGAGTTCTTAGCTCAAGCACTACATATGATCAAGTTATCAAGTAGAGATGGAACCATCAAATATACAATCAACCATGAGGGTGTGGATCGACAAGAGGAAGGATTGAAAATGGATGGACCTAAGTTATATCCTATAAATGCAAAAAATACCCTAGAGCAACTGTTAAAAAAACAGAGCAGTGATGAATTTGAGCAATTGGTAACGAGCCCTGAGAATATATACTACTCAGTGCCGCAAGAAGAGAATGGATGTAGGCCAAATTTCATCATCAGCAAGAAAAAAGAAAAAGACTATAAAAACACGATCTGTAAACTTATTTTAGGTATGTTTGTATTATCTGTTGGGTTATATGTTGCTGATTATTTCTTTATGGAGCAAAAATTGTTCAACTCAATAAAAGATGTTTTGCCACAAAATAACCTTACTAACCTGATAGTTGCTGCTGTGCTGACTATTGTAGTAGTATATGCTTTATTTCAACTATTGAAATCACCACAGGAACCACCACTTTCAACAGTCAATGGAATGACGAGTGAAAATTTAAAACAGTCCCATGAAAAATAAGCTTAGAACTACATAAATGTAGCAACTTAAAAGTACATATTGTATAATGCTTATTCTTAAGTTAAGAAGGTAATTTATGGATTTAAGTAAAATAACAGCGGTACCAAATGCGGTGAATGTGGTAATTGAAATAAGTGCAAATGCTGAGCCTGTAAAGTATGAATTTAATAAAGAGCTTGGGTTGTTACAAGTTGACAGATTTTTGTCTACCTCAATGACTTATCCTTGCAATTATGGGTTTATACCAAATACCTGCGCAGGTGATGGTGATCCTGTGGATGTTTTGGTGCTAACTCAATTTCCCTTAGCATCTAGTGTTTTAATACCGGTGCGTCCAATAGGCGCATTACTCACTAAAGATGAAAAAGGAGAAGATGAAAAGATATTAGCTGTGCCTGTTTCCAGTGTTGATAGCTATTATGACAATATAAAGGACTATTCTGACTTATCTAAAAACCTACTAGATAAAATTGCTCATTTCTTTTCTCATTATAAAGATCTAGAAAAGGGAAAAACGGTAGCAGTTGGAGAATGGGTTGGTATAGAAGAAGCAAAGAAAATCATTGAAAAAAGCAGAAATTAGTTTACGTTGATTTAGCCTGGAATTACAGTTATTCGGAAAAATGTTGTTGTTTTTAATGGGTAAATATTGCAATTAAAAGCATTAGACAGGCGGTAGAGGTCTTGGTATTATATAATCTTTAGGTTCTAAATTTGGAAGGGTGGCCGAGTGGCTGAAGGCGGCGGTTTGCTAAACCGTTATACGATTGAAAAGTCGTATCGAGGGTTCGAATCCCTCTCCTTCCGTATACTGTTTTTAGCACGATCTAAGCCCGCTATATTAGTATATTTTTAGCCTATTTACCAACGTACCTGATTTTGTTGCAATGGTTTTTATTTTCATTGCCACTTAGATCATTATTAAAAAGTTGGCTAGCATTGACTTAGTACTTACTATAGAATTGGTTATTAACCTTACTTATATGCATAAAATACTAATTTTACTGTTGATAGTGTTGCCACTTAGGTTGCTTGCAACCGAGATTGAAATTATTGCAGATGTAAATGGCGAGCCAATTTCAAATTTAGATATCGAAAAACGCATCAACTTTATAAATTCATTGTTTGGCACTCAAAGTGTTGATCGAAAAGAAGCAAAGCCTCAAATTCTTAGGGAGCTAATAGACGAAATTATCATTATCAATGAAGCACAGAGGCTGAATATAAAATTGAGCAACGAGGAGTTAGATAATGCTATCATATTATTTTTAACCCAAAGTTTTAAACTTAAGGCTAATGAAGTTGATCAATACATAGAGAAGCATAATATAGATCTTGGTATTTTAAGAAAACAAATAAAATGTCAGTTACTGTGGAGCAAAATTATTGAAGTAAGAATTGTGCCATTTATTAATATAAGCGATAAAGAAGTAGATGATGTAAAAAGGCAAACAGAAAAGCCGGATTATCTTATCACGTTCCAAGAGTTTATAATTCCTGATCAAAAAGACAAGGATGTTTATGGTATAGCTGAAGATTTAGTAAAAAAATTACGTAATAGTAATAACCCAGAATCTCCAATAAAGATGCGTAAAGCAACAGTTAATTTAAATCAACTGAAAGGCAAACTCAAGAACGTTTTAGAAGGATTAGAAATCAGCGACATAGCAGGTCCATTCAGTTTCAGTGAAGGTTGCTCTGTTATAAAAGTAATAGATAAAGTACAACTTAATCATGCACTGCTGGAAAGCACTTTAAAATTAAAACAGATTGTGGTTGAAGGTTCAGAAAGTTTATTGGATAATCTCAAGGAGCAAAAAGTTAATTGTTTAAATTTTGATAAATTGGCAGATAATTTTAAGTTGCCGAATGCAAAAGAATTTGAAATAAAAATGCGAGATTTAAATCCTGATTTACAGATTTTATTTAGTAAAACAAGTGTGAATGAAATAGTAGAATTAAGAGAAAATGGCACTGCAAAGTTAATGATGTTGTGTGATATCAAGAGTAATGCAGCGGATATAGAAGCAATTAAACAGCAGATGTACCAACAAAAGATTATGATACAAAGCAACTTGTTATTAGATGATATGCGTAAAAATTCAGCTGTCAGTTATCGGTATAGTTGAAGTCAGAGAGTGTCCTTGTCTCTGTCTTTGTGTGCGAAAATTACTTTATTCTATAAAATTTCAAAAAATTTGAACAAATATAGTTAAAATAGTACATGAAGAATATAATGCTAATTGGTGGTGGAGTTGGAAATGCAGTGTTATTTTCGATAGGGAAGGCATGTCTTGAAAATAATAACAAGGTTTTGTACTTCGCTGGCTATAAGAAGTTAAGTGATGTATTTAAACGAGCACTGATAGAGCGTGCATCAAATGCGGTAGTTTGGGCATGTGAAGAAGGATTGATAGAAACAAGCAGAGATCAAGATAAATCCTTTCATGGTAATATAGTTGATGCAATAGTCTCTTATCAACAAGGAAGATTAGGTATTAATTTAAACGCTATAGATAAAATTATCACTATTGGTTCTGATAAAATGATGAAAGCTGTGAATGAAGCTAGAAAAACAATTTTAAAGCCATATCTGAAGTCAAGTCACATAGCAATATCGTCAGTTAATTCTCCTATGCAGTGTATGATGAAAGAAATCTGCGCTCAGTGTGTTCAGCAACATATAAATACGGAAACAGGAGAAAGGAGTTTTGTTTATAGCTGCAGTAATCAAGACCAGGATATGGAATTTATTGACTTTGATTTTTTAAGTGAGCGCTTAAAGCAAAATAGTTTACAAGAAAAACTCACTGCAAAATGGATAGATCATGTTCAAAGATATTAAACAGCACAAAAAGGAAATAAGAGAGCAATATAGAACTATAAGAAAAGATGTTGATGAAAGTTATTCCAGTTATGCAGCAAATTCCCTTATTAATCTCTTTAATCAGAACTTAAGTTACGTTAAAGGCAAAACAATAGCGGCTTACATTCCAATGGATGGGGAAATAAACGTTATGCCTTTGATGCATAATTTACTCAATTTAGATTATAAAGTAGCAATTCCTAATAAAAATAAGTTACTAAAATTTGAGGAATGGAACAAAACAGATGAAGATGTAATTCCTGACACAATCATTACTCCTGTTATTGCTTTTGATGATCATTTTAATAGATTAGGTTTTGGCGGTGGTTGGTATGATACAATGATAGAAAAACTGCGGCCACTTGGAAAAATATTTATAGGTGTAGCCTATGAGAAACAATATTGTAAAGATTTACCTGTAGAAAAACATGATCAAAAATTGGATATTATAATCACTGAGATGTGTGTTAGGTGTGGAAGTGGATTGCTCAAGAAAGTGGATAGAAAGGAGTAGATCTCTATCTTTCCCATTCCCTCTCCAAGCCATCAGAGGGTTTTGTTTTCTCCTATGCTCGCTTGTTCAGAACTTGGACTATCTACTTGAGAATCTGGCTTCATTTCCTGAGCTTTCTCATTAACTTTTTGTTCTACCTCTTTTATGTCACTACCAATTGCCATAATTGCAGGTTGAAATTTATTTATAAGATCATCAAGTGCTTCTTGATCATCTAGATGAGTACTGAGGCCCTTTTCCAGAAGTCTGCTCATATCATCTTCTGAAAAATTTTGAATGGTTCCATCTTTTACTAATTCCTTTATGGCCATTAATTGCTCTTTGTTTTGAAGTATTTTTACCACTTCTAGCATATTAGAAAGATTGTTTTTAGTTTCATCTTCTCCAGTTTCTTCTCGCTTTTGTGCCGTACCAATTTCTATAATACGCCCAGACAAGTCATTTTTGAACTTATCAAAATTATTCTCTCTTGCTTGAATCGTAGGTAATTTATCTATTAAATCCTTATATGAACTTTTCACTGCCTTTCCTGCTTCAATCGCACCTTCTTTTATTTTTTCCCCTGCCTTTCCTATACCTATTCCTACATAACGTGCTCCAATAGCTACAAGCGCTATTAATGTAGCAAGCACAATAAGCGGAGAAAATGCTGCTCCTAATACCATTACGGCAGAAGCTATTCCAATTTTTTCATTTGCAGATGCTGATTTAAAATAGTTAACTAGATTATCCAGCGGACCTTTATTATTATTTATAACATTACTTATTGCTTGCTGATTAACAGATTGTAGTGCTTCTTCTATTATCTTTGGCTCGATATCTTCAGGCTTTAAATTTCCAAGCGCCTCTTCAATGAATTTTATAAATAATTCTTTGTTGACCTCCTTTTGCAAGCCTTGGTCATTAATTGCTAAACCTAAATCTTTGAGATTCATTTCTTTAACTTGTTCTGATAGGGCTTTAAGCAACTCCTCTTTTCCCTCTGATGGGGATTGTGCGATGCTTTCTATTATATCTGAAATAGCTTTTTTTAGTTCTTGGTAGTCAGTTTCATTATCAAAGAACTCAGCCACATTTTACTCCATTGACTATAAATATGCCTAATTATACATAATAATTATTAATTATATTATAATAAATATGAGATAATTAATATAATAACCTCTTTCCAAATATAGAATTTGTATTAAAATATCTAGATTACATGAAATTAAGGTACTTTATGGGTGGAAAAAAATTAAAAGCTGCTGTGGTTTTATCAGGGTGTGGTCACCTTGACGGTGCAGAGGTAAGAGAAGCGGTTTTAAGTTTGCTTGTGCTTGATCAGCAGGAAGTGGATGTTAAATGCTTTGCACCTGATATCAATATCACACAAGTTATGAATCATAAAACAAAAGAGGCAACAAAAGAAAAAAGGAATGTACTTGTGGAAGCAGCAAGAATCGCAAGAGGCGAAATATATGACTTAAAAGAAGCCAAAGCTGAAAATTTTGACATGCTAGTTGTACCTGGTGGATACGGGGTTGCAAAAAATTTGTCTGACTTAGCTGAGAATAAAGACATGGTGACAGTAATGCCTGAATTTGAAAGATTAGTTTCAGAATTTTTTGTTACAAAAAAGCCGATAGGAGCGATATGCATATCTCCAGCCATCATTGTTTCAATTTTAAGTAGCAAGATAGGTAAAGAAGAAAGTAAGGTTAAGGTAACTATAGGAGATGACAGAGAACAGTTGATAGAGAAGCTTGGTGGTGAACACATAAAGTGCGATACAGGGTTATCAATAGAAGACGAAGAACATAATGTATTTTCCTGTTCTGCTTATATGCGTAGCGACGAAAGTACATACTCTGTATATCAAGGGATAAAGCATATGATTGACAGCATGGTAAAAAAGATTAACAAAAAAACTAAACAACCATTCCTCTAAGATGTAGTAATTTAGACTTCCTTACACAATTAACTGTTGAATTTTACATTCCTAGCTGTATTATGGTTATATAGCTAAGAGACCTAGGTTTACTGACTATAGCGGTATGGCGTAGGGCTGCACTAGCTATATATATTTAGCTCTTTTTTTATAAACGTAAGGTATTTTATATGTCAGACCTTTTCTATATTGAAACTGTGTGTTGTGTGGACGGTCAGTGTGATGTCTATACAGGGGAAGTGAGTTTTAATGATGTCATGTCAGGCAAGTTCAGTCTAAATTCGTGCAGTGGGAAAGAAGCTATGATAAATCTAGACGTTATTACATTCGATATTAATATCGCTATCGATGGTCAAAATGGAAAGACAATAAAAAGAGACCTTAAAGGTCTTGAATTTGTAACTAAAGATGATGGTTCTTGGTATATTAATAAGGATTTTGGTAATGATAGATTTGAAGTTATAGTAAAGCAATCATAATTTTACATCTCAGGTGTAACATTTAGTATAGGTGCTATTCTATTTATAATGTTCTTTACTATAGGCGCAGCAATTATTCCCCCGGTATGGTGTATCCCTTGAGGTTCATCAATAGCAATTAGCACTATATATCTTGGGTCAAGCATGGTTAGCACTCCTATAAATGACGCTATGTTTGCATCTTTGCTATATTTACCATCTACAACTTTTTCCGCCGATCCAGTTTTTCCTCCTATTGAATATGCCTTTATTTTTGCTTTTCTGCCAGTGCCATCCGTTACTGCCGCACGTAATAATTTTCTCATTTCCCTGGAAGTTCTTCTTGAGATAATTTGCTCTCCTATACTTCTTTTATTCAATATCAAGGTTGCGTTATGAAATATCCCATTGTTGATTAATGCTGCTGCAGTTTGTGCAAGATGTATAGGAGTTACAGCTATGCCATAACCGTAAGATGCAGTTATTAAAGTGCTTTCACTCCATTTATCCGGGATTATCGGTGTAGATTTTTCTGGTATTTCTATTTTTAAAGGAGAAAATAGCTTCATAGCTTTAAAGTATTCTACTTGTTTTTCAATGCCTAATTTGACTGCAATTTTCGCTGCACCAATGTTGGATGATTTTACAAATATATCTTGCACAGTAATTTTTGGAATTTTAGATTTGTGAAAATCCTGAATTTTATACTTTCCAATGGTGATTGGTGTTGATACGTCATATAAATCGCTAGTTTTTGTAACGTTTGCATCAAGCGCTGCGGCTATTGTAAAGAATTTTAATACCGACCCCATCTCATACACCCCAAGACTGGCGCGATTAAACTTTTGTACGTCTTCTGCCTTATTCTGTAGGTTGGGGTTAAAATCAGGTAGACTGACCATCGAGATAACTTCACTATTTCTCACATTTAAAACAATTCCAACTCCGCCAAGTGCCTGATATCTGCTTACAGCTTTAGTTAGCTCTTCATGCACTATGCTTTGCACTCGTGTATCTAAGGATAGTATTATGGGCTTTTCTTGCTCATTGTTTTTACTTATATATGCCTCAACTCCTGCAATACCGTTGCCATCTATGTCAGTGTAACCAAGCACGTGTGAAAATAAATTACTGTGAGGATATATACGTTTTACATCGTTATAGAAACTTATTCCTGGCACGCCGGCATTTTTTATTACTAACAGTTCTTTTGGAGTCAAGTGCCGCTTTATCCAAGCAAATTTCTTTTTTGAAGTAAGTACTCTATATAAATTCTCGTATTCAAGATCATTCAAAATAGAACACAGTTGTGCTGCTATACTTTCCGGATTCTTTACTTTGGTTGCATCTGTATATAGTGATGTTGTGGGCACATTTGTTGCTATTACCACTCCATTTCTATCTAAAATATCAGGTTGTTTATGTACTATATTATCTTTTCTAAAATTTTCTGAAGTAGTAGGTTGATCAAATGTTAAAGAGAATATGCGAAAAATAATTATTATATAAAACGTAAATAATGGTACTATAAAACACAGTGAGCGGAGCTTATTTTTAAGTAATGCTTGCATATTTACTTGATTTGACAAAAATGGAAATCATCTTAGCTGAGCCGCGAGGTTTTTGTGCCGGGGTAAAAAGAGCTGTGGACATATTAGCTATTACTTTAGAAAAGTACAAAAACAAGTGCCAAGTTTATGTGCTACACGAAATTGTTCACAATAAATATATAGTAGAGGACTTTAAGAGACAAGGAGTGGTTTTTGTGAACAGTATCGAGGAAATTGAAGATAATGGAGGAATACTGATCTTCAGCGCGCACGGAGTATCAAAAAATATAGAAGATGAGGCAAAAAGAAAGGGTATTCAAGTGATTGATGCAACATGTCCTTTAGTCAGCAAAGTGCATAAAGAGGCAAAAAGGTATGAAAACGGTGGTAAAGAATTAATTCTCATTGGGCATGAAAACCATCCAGAAGTTAAGGGAATTAGAGGAAGAGTAAATAATCCTATCATTTTAGTGCAAACTGTGCAGGACGTACGCAATTTAAAAGTTAAAGATCCAGATAATTTATCTTATGTTACGCAAACCACATTAAGCATCGACGATACACGTGAAATTATTGCTGCTCTGAAGCTCAGGTTTCCAAGCATAACAGGTCCAGATTTAAAGGACATATGCTATGCAACGCAAAACAGACAAAATGCTATTAAAAAGCTAGCTGAAATTGTAGACATGGTGTTAGTTGTAGGAAGTAAAAATAGCTCAAATTCAAACCGCTTATTAGATCTGTGCACTGCCAGAGGAAAAAGAGCCTACTTGATTGATAATTACAGCTGTGTGAATAAAAGCTGGTTTCATGGCGTAGAAAAGATAGGAATCACTGCAGGTGCTTCCGCTCCTGACATATTGGTTGATGAATTAATGGACTACCTAAAAGTAAACCTGAGTGTAAAAATTTCAGTTATGCCAGGTGGTATTATTGAAAATGTTCAGTTTAAAATACCGAATCTGGTTTAAAACACAACTTATCTACTAAGCTTCTCTTGAAATTACTGGGAGCACACAAATCAGCATCTATAGCTAAGACGTCATACCGCGATT encodes the following:
- the mnmA gene encoding tRNA 2-thiouridine(34) synthase MnmA, whose translation is MLKEFEIEPLLKDKAPHQTKAIVAMSGGVDSSVAAALLHNLGYEVIGVTLQLYGTDGNANARKGACCAGQDIYDAKRVAESVGFPHYILNYEEIFKKEVIEDFASTYMRGETPIPCVRCNQTVKFRDLLQVTKDLGADVLVTGHYVRRLEKNGEVKLCRSIDKSKDQSYFLFATTEEQLKLLRFPLGGFYKSDIRKLAKYFSLQISEKPDSQDICFVSESYSKTIAKLAPQSVQKGKIVDINGKVLGEHSGIVNFTVGQRKGLGVGYSEPLYVIKINTENNEVIVGPINALMQKKILIKELNWLEQPKEGMEVTVKLRSSHAGSLATIHSTDEKNKACVILNDDYFGISPGQACVAYKDEQVIGGGWICS
- the ppa gene encoding inorganic diphosphatase yields the protein MDLSKITAVPNAVNVVIEISANAEPVKYEFNKELGLLQVDRFLSTSMTYPCNYGFIPNTCAGDGDPVDVLVLTQFPLASSVLIPVRPIGALLTKDEKGEDEKILAVPVSSVDSYYDNIKDYSDLSKNLLDKIAHFFSHYKDLEKGKTVAVGEWVGIEEAKKIIEKSRN
- a CDS encoding SurA N-terminal domain-containing protein, yielding MHKILILLLIVLPLRLLATEIEIIADVNGEPISNLDIEKRINFINSLFGTQSVDRKEAKPQILRELIDEIIIINEAQRLNIKLSNEELDNAIILFLTQSFKLKANEVDQYIEKHNIDLGILRKQIKCQLLWSKIIEVRIVPFINISDKEVDDVKRQTEKPDYLITFQEFIIPDQKDKDVYGIAEDLVKKLRNSNNPESPIKMRKATVNLNQLKGKLKNVLEGLEISDIAGPFSFSEGCSVIKVIDKVQLNHALLESTLKLKQIVVEGSESLLDNLKEQKVNCLNFDKLADNFKLPNAKEFEIKMRDLNPDLQILFSKTSVNEIVELRENGTAKLMMLCDIKSNAADIEAIKQQMYQQKIMIQSNLLLDDMRKNSAVSYRYS
- a CDS encoding oxidoreductase, translated to MKNIMLIGGGVGNAVLFSIGKACLENNNKVLYFAGYKKLSDVFKRALIERASNAVVWACEEGLIETSRDQDKSFHGNIVDAIVSYQQGRLGINLNAIDKIITIGSDKMMKAVNEARKTILKPYLKSSHIAISSVNSPMQCMMKEICAQCVQQHINTETGERSFVYSCSNQDQDMEFIDFDFLSERLKQNSLQEKLTAKWIDHVQRY
- a CDS encoding 5-formyltetrahydrofolate cyclo-ligase yields the protein MFKDIKQHKKEIREQYRTIRKDVDESYSSYAANSLINLFNQNLSYVKGKTIAAYIPMDGEINVMPLMHNLLNLDYKVAIPNKNKLLKFEEWNKTDEDVIPDTIITPVIAFDDHFNRLGFGGGWYDTMIEKLRPLGKIFIGVAYEKQYCKDLPVEKHDQKLDIIITEMCVRCGSGLLKKVDRKE
- the elbB gene encoding isoprenoid biosynthesis glyoxalase ElbB, with translation MGGKKLKAAVVLSGCGHLDGAEVREAVLSLLVLDQQEVDVKCFAPDINITQVMNHKTKEATKEKRNVLVEAARIARGEIYDLKEAKAENFDMLVVPGGYGVAKNLSDLAENKDMVTVMPEFERLVSEFFVTKKPIGAICISPAIIVSILSSKIGKEESKVKVTIGDDREQLIEKLGGEHIKCDTGLSIEDEEHNVFSCSAYMRSDESTYSVYQGIKHMIDSMVKKINKKTKQPFL
- a CDS encoding peptidoglycan D,D-transpeptidase FtsI family protein, whose translation is MQALLKNKLRSLCFIVPLFTFYIIIIFRIFSLTFDQPTTSENFRKDNIVHKQPDILDRNGVVIATNVPTTSLYTDATKVKNPESIAAQLCSILNDLEYENLYRVLTSKKKFAWIKRHLTPKELLVIKNAGVPGISFYNDVKRIYPHSNLFSHVLGYTDIDGNGIAGVEAYISKNNEQEKPIILSLDTRVQSIVHEELTKAVSRYQALGGVGIVLNVRNSEVISMVSLPDFNPNLQNKAEDVQKFNRASLGVYEMGSVLKFFTIAAALDANVTKTSDLYDVSTPITIGKYKIQDFHKSKIPKITVQDIFVKSSNIGAAKIAVKLGIEKQVEYFKAMKLFSPLKIEIPEKSTPIIPDKWSESTLITASYGYGIAVTPIHLAQTAAALINNGIFHNATLILNKRSIGEQIISRRTSREMRKLLRAAVTDGTGRKAKIKAYSIGGKTGSAEKVVDGKYSKDANIASFIGVLTMLDPRYIVLIAIDEPQGIHHTGGIIAAPIVKNIINRIAPILNVTPEM
- the ispH gene encoding 4-hydroxy-3-methylbut-2-enyl diphosphate reductase encodes the protein MEIILAEPRGFCAGVKRAVDILAITLEKYKNKCQVYVLHEIVHNKYIVEDFKRQGVVFVNSIEEIEDNGGILIFSAHGVSKNIEDEAKRKGIQVIDATCPLVSKVHKEAKRYENGGKELILIGHENHPEVKGIRGRVNNPIILVQTVQDVRNLKVKDPDNLSYVTQTTLSIDDTREIIAALKLRFPSITGPDLKDICYATQNRQNAIKKLAEIVDMVLVVGSKNSSNSNRLLDLCTARGKRAYLIDNYSCVNKSWFHGVEKIGITAGASAPDILVDELMDYLKVNLSVKISVMPGGIIENVQFKIPNLV